The Pocillopora verrucosa isolate sample1 chromosome 2, ASM3666991v2, whole genome shotgun sequence genome has a segment encoding these proteins:
- the LOC131786931 gene encoding SH3 domain-containing protein Dlish isoform X3, producing MAFFCPSQLTLKKKVLQSKKPYPPDVYRPSSSQQQNGTTTSEVTKSALKNGSTPSHKQEKRNVRINESGVRHETLFERKIRAASLGKPANVRVKVTQSYEPVDKEELKVRKGQHVKILYQENDWVYAIDSLGNKGFIPLFYCSTRSVSTDSKSSTSGYEDSFEDSEDGVGERTTVVVFNDPLNRASHSPNNSMTYFPKRAYGPQLTVLYDYTAHYENDLSVCRGEVVMLLNDQDEDWFWVSTDDGEEGFVPRSFVVSHVCEACVQRLSSPNGTSLNSPNLSSSDVTPVSSSSTGMKGKSWQTDVTSSTSSDKTYTLKGTRLIVLYNFEGKAFDDLPVRPGEYVYANLKDQIVPGYIWAYSPNSKKSGFIPDDHVKEPVITDI from the exons ATGGCTTTCTTTTGCCCATCACAACTgacattgaaaaagaaag ttttacaGAGCAAGAAGCCTTATCCACCTGATGTCTATCGCCCGTCATCAAGTCAACAGCAAAACGGGACAACGACCTCAGAAGTTACGAAGTCTGCTCTAAAAAATGGCTCGACTCCAAGCCACAAACAGGAGAAGCGAAACGTCCGAATCAACGAATCGGGCGTGAGACATGAAACGCTTTTTGAACGGAAAATTCGAGCTGCAAGTTTGGGTAAACCTGCCAACGTTCGAGTGAAAGTAACGCAAAGTTACGAGCCGGTTGATAAAGAGGAACTTAAAGTACGAAAAGGACAGCACGTGAAAATACTCTACCAAGAGAATGACTGGGTTTACGCGATTGACTCGTTAGGAAATAAAGGGTTTATCCCGTTGTTTTACTGCTCGACGAGAAGTGTATCCACCGACTCGAAGTCAAGCACCTCAGGTTACGAGGATAGTTTCGAGGATAGCGAGGACGGAGTCGGCGAAAGAACTACGGTGGTCGTTTTCAACGATCCTCTAAATAGAGCAAGTCATAGCCCAAATAACTCAATGACTTATTTCCCCAAGAGAGCTTACGGTCCGCAGCTGACAGTTTTATATGACTATACTGCGCATTATGAGAATGACTTAAGCGTTTGTCGAGGTGAGGTTGTTATGCTGCTAAACGATCAAGACGAAGATTGGTTTTGGGTCTCCACGGATGATGGTGAGGAAGGCTTTGTTCCTCGATCTTTTGTCGTCTCTCACGTCTGCGAAG CCTGTGTTCAACGGTTATCTTCACCAAACGGTACATCGCTCAACTCACCGAACCTCAGTTCTTCTGACGTCACACCAGTAAGTTCGAGTTCGACTGGGATGAAAGGCAAATCATGGCAGACGGATGTAACCTCATCAACATCCAGTGATAAGACTTACACCCTAAAAGGAACGCGTCTAATAGTACTTTACAATTTTGAAGGGAAGGCTTTTGACGATTTGCCTGTTAGACCCGGAGAGTATGTATATGCAAATCTAAAGGACCAAATTGTGCCTGGGTATATCTGGGCTTATTCGCCGAATAGTAAGAAATCTGGGTTTATTCCAGATGATCATGTCAAGGAGCCAGTGATAACAGATATATAA
- the LOC131786931 gene encoding SH3 domain-containing protein Dlish isoform X2 has translation MPLTCRWFIWDFYGRNTVLQSKKPYPPDVYRPSSSQQQNGTTTSEVTKSALKNGSTPSHKQEKRNVRINESGVRHETLFERKIRAASLGKPANVRVKVTQSYEPVDKEELKVRKGQHVKILYQENDWVYAIDSLGNKGFIPLFYCSTRSVSTDSKSSTSGYEDSFEDSEDGVGERTTVVVFNDPLNRASHSPNNSMTYFPKRAYGPQLTVLYDYTAHYENDLSVCRGEVVMLLNDQDEDWFWVSTDDGEEGFVPRSFVVSHVCEACVQRLSSPNGTSLNSPNLSSSDVTPVSSSSTGMKGKSWQTDVTSSTSSDKTYTLKGTRLIVLYNFEGKAFDDLPVRPGEYVYANLKDQIVPGYIWAYSPNSKKSGFIPDDHVKEPVITDI, from the exons ATGCCTCTGACTTGTCGGTGGTTTATCTGGGATTTTTACGGCCGTAATACAG ttttacaGAGCAAGAAGCCTTATCCACCTGATGTCTATCGCCCGTCATCAAGTCAACAGCAAAACGGGACAACGACCTCAGAAGTTACGAAGTCTGCTCTAAAAAATGGCTCGACTCCAAGCCACAAACAGGAGAAGCGAAACGTCCGAATCAACGAATCGGGCGTGAGACATGAAACGCTTTTTGAACGGAAAATTCGAGCTGCAAGTTTGGGTAAACCTGCCAACGTTCGAGTGAAAGTAACGCAAAGTTACGAGCCGGTTGATAAAGAGGAACTTAAAGTACGAAAAGGACAGCACGTGAAAATACTCTACCAAGAGAATGACTGGGTTTACGCGATTGACTCGTTAGGAAATAAAGGGTTTATCCCGTTGTTTTACTGCTCGACGAGAAGTGTATCCACCGACTCGAAGTCAAGCACCTCAGGTTACGAGGATAGTTTCGAGGATAGCGAGGACGGAGTCGGCGAAAGAACTACGGTGGTCGTTTTCAACGATCCTCTAAATAGAGCAAGTCATAGCCCAAATAACTCAATGACTTATTTCCCCAAGAGAGCTTACGGTCCGCAGCTGACAGTTTTATATGACTATACTGCGCATTATGAGAATGACTTAAGCGTTTGTCGAGGTGAGGTTGTTATGCTGCTAAACGATCAAGACGAAGATTGGTTTTGGGTCTCCACGGATGATGGTGAGGAAGGCTTTGTTCCTCGATCTTTTGTCGTCTCTCACGTCTGCGAAG CCTGTGTTCAACGGTTATCTTCACCAAACGGTACATCGCTCAACTCACCGAACCTCAGTTCTTCTGACGTCACACCAGTAAGTTCGAGTTCGACTGGGATGAAAGGCAAATCATGGCAGACGGATGTAACCTCATCAACATCCAGTGATAAGACTTACACCCTAAAAGGAACGCGTCTAATAGTACTTTACAATTTTGAAGGGAAGGCTTTTGACGATTTGCCTGTTAGACCCGGAGAGTATGTATATGCAAATCTAAAGGACCAAATTGTGCCTGGGTATATCTGGGCTTATTCGCCGAATAGTAAGAAATCTGGGTTTATTCCAGATGATCATGTCAAGGAGCCAGTGATAACAGATATATAA
- the LOC131786931 gene encoding SH3 domain-containing protein Dlish isoform X1, translating to MSKNTVQRKCQILSPDKNHVIKVLQSKKPYPPDVYRPSSSQQQNGTTTSEVTKSALKNGSTPSHKQEKRNVRINESGVRHETLFERKIRAASLGKPANVRVKVTQSYEPVDKEELKVRKGQHVKILYQENDWVYAIDSLGNKGFIPLFYCSTRSVSTDSKSSTSGYEDSFEDSEDGVGERTTVVVFNDPLNRASHSPNNSMTYFPKRAYGPQLTVLYDYTAHYENDLSVCRGEVVMLLNDQDEDWFWVSTDDGEEGFVPRSFVVSHVCEACVQRLSSPNGTSLNSPNLSSSDVTPVSSSSTGMKGKSWQTDVTSSTSSDKTYTLKGTRLIVLYNFEGKAFDDLPVRPGEYVYANLKDQIVPGYIWAYSPNSKKSGFIPDDHVKEPVITDI from the exons ATGTCCAAAAACACCGTACAACGAAAGTGCCAGATCTTGAGTCCGGACAAGAACCATGTGATTAAAG ttttacaGAGCAAGAAGCCTTATCCACCTGATGTCTATCGCCCGTCATCAAGTCAACAGCAAAACGGGACAACGACCTCAGAAGTTACGAAGTCTGCTCTAAAAAATGGCTCGACTCCAAGCCACAAACAGGAGAAGCGAAACGTCCGAATCAACGAATCGGGCGTGAGACATGAAACGCTTTTTGAACGGAAAATTCGAGCTGCAAGTTTGGGTAAACCTGCCAACGTTCGAGTGAAAGTAACGCAAAGTTACGAGCCGGTTGATAAAGAGGAACTTAAAGTACGAAAAGGACAGCACGTGAAAATACTCTACCAAGAGAATGACTGGGTTTACGCGATTGACTCGTTAGGAAATAAAGGGTTTATCCCGTTGTTTTACTGCTCGACGAGAAGTGTATCCACCGACTCGAAGTCAAGCACCTCAGGTTACGAGGATAGTTTCGAGGATAGCGAGGACGGAGTCGGCGAAAGAACTACGGTGGTCGTTTTCAACGATCCTCTAAATAGAGCAAGTCATAGCCCAAATAACTCAATGACTTATTTCCCCAAGAGAGCTTACGGTCCGCAGCTGACAGTTTTATATGACTATACTGCGCATTATGAGAATGACTTAAGCGTTTGTCGAGGTGAGGTTGTTATGCTGCTAAACGATCAAGACGAAGATTGGTTTTGGGTCTCCACGGATGATGGTGAGGAAGGCTTTGTTCCTCGATCTTTTGTCGTCTCTCACGTCTGCGAAG CCTGTGTTCAACGGTTATCTTCACCAAACGGTACATCGCTCAACTCACCGAACCTCAGTTCTTCTGACGTCACACCAGTAAGTTCGAGTTCGACTGGGATGAAAGGCAAATCATGGCAGACGGATGTAACCTCATCAACATCCAGTGATAAGACTTACACCCTAAAAGGAACGCGTCTAATAGTACTTTACAATTTTGAAGGGAAGGCTTTTGACGATTTGCCTGTTAGACCCGGAGAGTATGTATATGCAAATCTAAAGGACCAAATTGTGCCTGGGTATATCTGGGCTTATTCGCCGAATAGTAAGAAATCTGGGTTTATTCCAGATGATCATGTCAAGGAGCCAGTGATAACAGATATATAA